The following proteins are encoded in a genomic region of Cyclonatronum proteinivorum:
- the queA gene encoding tRNA preQ1(34) S-adenosylmethionine ribosyltransferase-isomerase QueA, which produces MKLTDFKYETEGLNIPEFGVEPRDSAKLMVIDRANKTITHEVFSNIHKYFEKGDCLVYNNTKVFPARLKGRKEKTDAYIEVFLLRELQPENMLWDVLVEPARKIRIGNKLYFGDELVAEVVDNTTSRGRTIRFLYDGPNEELYEKLDAVGEMPMPPYIKREPVLEDKDRYQTIFAKERGAVAAPTATMHFTPELVDKLTQKGVIMAPVTLHIGWGTFRAVEVEDLTKHRMDSEYFFIPEESAELINQVRTSKTNKVVAGGTTAVRAIESSITASGLLKPTVGWTDKFIYPPYDFKLTEGLITNFHQPESTLLMLAAAFCEFDFLMHAYEEARKHDYRFFSFGDAMIII; this is translated from the coding sequence ATGAAGCTTACCGATTTTAAGTACGAAACAGAGGGTCTTAATATTCCTGAATTCGGTGTTGAACCACGCGATTCAGCAAAATTAATGGTTATCGACCGCGCGAACAAGACGATTACCCACGAAGTTTTCTCCAATATTCATAAGTATTTTGAAAAAGGGGATTGTCTCGTCTACAACAACACAAAGGTTTTTCCGGCAAGGCTCAAAGGGCGCAAGGAAAAAACAGATGCATATATAGAAGTATTTCTTCTTCGGGAGCTTCAGCCGGAAAATATGTTATGGGATGTTCTTGTAGAACCAGCCCGTAAAATCAGAATCGGGAATAAGCTTTATTTCGGAGATGAGCTCGTTGCTGAAGTTGTTGACAATACTACTTCAAGGGGACGTACGATCCGCTTTCTATATGACGGTCCAAACGAAGAGCTCTATGAAAAGCTTGATGCTGTGGGTGAGATGCCTATGCCGCCTTATATCAAGAGAGAACCTGTACTCGAGGATAAAGACCGTTATCAGACCATATTTGCCAAGGAGCGGGGCGCAGTAGCAGCACCAACGGCAACCATGCACTTCACCCCGGAGCTTGTGGATAAGCTCACGCAGAAAGGTGTAATTATGGCACCGGTAACCCTGCACATCGGTTGGGGTACGTTCCGGGCCGTAGAGGTAGAAGACCTAACCAAGCACCGTATGGATTCGGAGTACTTTTTTATCCCTGAAGAAAGCGCGGAGCTTATCAATCAGGTCAGAACCAGTAAAACCAATAAGGTGGTAGCCGGTGGTACAACCGCTGTTCGGGCAATTGAAAGCAGTATTACAGCGAGCGGTTTGCTTAAGCCAACCGTAGGCTGGACAGACAAATTTATTTATCCGCCTTACGATTTCAAGCTCACGGAAGGACTGATCACAAACTTTCATCAGCCTGAGAGTACACTATTAATGCTTGCTGCAGCTTTTTGTGAATTTGACTTCTTAATGCACGCTTATGAAGAGGCCCGTAAGCACGATTACAGGTTTTTCTCCTTCGGTGATGCCATGATCATAATCTGA
- the ispD gene encoding 2-C-methyl-D-erythritol 4-phosphate cytidylyltransferase translates to MQKLNLAVVLPAAGLGTRMGYSVPKVYLTIGGKTIMEHTLRVFLKLDFVSRIFVPVSPEMMERAEEIVSALNSERITLVEGGSERLYSISNALSLIEDEELTAVHDMVRPLVSTSDILKVTLAAQHSGAAILVTPSDNTLKRVDGEQQITGTADRKEIWQAQTPQVFRTSLLKEAYQQALDNNVFGTDDASLVERTGVKVSAVEGERTNIKITRKEDLDYAAFIMKKNQNKPFRIGFGYDTHRLKAGRALILGGVNIPFEKGLDGHSDADVLIHAIIDAMFGALALGDIGSHFPDTDPAFKGADSRELLREANKRIEQEGYEIGNVDATIVAEKPKLRQYIDQMRELIALDLGTDADYISVKATTSERIGFVGRQEGMSASSVVLLTKK, encoded by the coding sequence GTGCAAAAACTGAATCTTGCAGTTGTATTACCGGCGGCAGGTCTGGGTACAAGAATGGGCTATTCTGTGCCCAAGGTCTATCTTACAATTGGCGGCAAGACCATCATGGAGCACACGCTTCGGGTGTTCTTAAAGCTTGATTTTGTATCCCGGATTTTTGTTCCCGTTTCCCCGGAAATGATGGAAAGGGCTGAGGAAATCGTTTCAGCACTGAATTCGGAGAGAATAACGCTCGTTGAAGGCGGCTCCGAGCGCCTGTATTCGATCAGCAATGCGCTTTCCCTAATAGAAGACGAGGAACTAACCGCCGTTCACGACATGGTCAGACCTCTGGTAAGCACGTCTGATATTCTTAAAGTTACCCTTGCAGCACAACATAGCGGTGCCGCCATCCTGGTTACGCCCAGTGATAATACGCTCAAAAGAGTTGATGGGGAACAGCAGATAACAGGCACGGCAGATCGCAAAGAAATCTGGCAGGCTCAAACACCTCAGGTATTTCGCACATCATTACTGAAAGAAGCGTATCAGCAGGCTCTGGACAATAACGTTTTTGGCACGGATGACGCCTCACTGGTAGAGCGTACAGGCGTTAAGGTATCAGCTGTTGAAGGAGAGCGTACAAACATTAAAATCACGAGAAAAGAAGATCTCGACTATGCAGCTTTCATCATGAAGAAAAATCAAAACAAGCCTTTCCGTATAGGGTTCGGTTATGATACGCACCGCTTAAAAGCCGGTCGTGCACTAATTTTGGGCGGAGTAAACATACCGTTCGAGAAAGGCCTGGACGGACATTCCGATGCTGACGTACTGATTCACGCGATAATTGATGCCATGTTCGGAGCCCTTGCACTCGGTGATATTGGCAGCCACTTCCCCGATACGGATCCGGCCTTTAAGGGCGCGGACAGCCGAGAGCTTTTACGCGAAGCAAATAAACGTATTGAGCAGGAAGGCTACGAAATCGGAAATGTTGATGCTACCATTGTGGCCGAGAAACCCAAACTACGCCAATATATTGATCAAATGCGGGAGCTGATCGCCCTTGATCTTGGAACTGATGCAGACTACATCTCTGTTAAAGCCACAACTTCAGAACGCATAGGATTTGTTGGGCGTCAGGAAGGAATGAGTGCAAGCAGCGTCGTTCTTCTGACAAAAAAATAA
- a CDS encoding LytR C-terminal domain-containing protein, which produces MRSLSKSAFMLNMGIGASSVVLAVLLIALVARTAYPRVFTERTELQSHLLSNVIQVEVLNGCGVQGVAAQFTNQLRGLGFDVVQSGNFETFDLPESIIIDRAGNAANARRVALALGIDKKNIITETSPYFYLDATVVVGADYEQLLRSRQ; this is translated from the coding sequence ATGCGAAGCCTCTCGAAATCTGCCTTTATGCTCAACATGGGCATTGGTGCTTCTTCAGTTGTACTTGCTGTACTACTGATTGCGCTTGTGGCAAGAACTGCTTACCCCAGAGTTTTTACCGAACGAACTGAGCTTCAGTCTCATTTGCTCAGCAACGTGATTCAGGTTGAAGTTTTAAATGGCTGCGGCGTTCAGGGCGTTGCGGCTCAGTTTACCAATCAGTTACGCGGATTAGGGTTTGATGTCGTGCAATCCGGAAACTTTGAGACTTTTGACCTCCCCGAAAGCATTATTATTGACCGGGCCGGTAACGCAGCCAACGCAAGAAGAGTCGCCCTTGCCCTTGGTATTGATAAAAAAAATATCATCACAGAAACATCCCCTTACTTCTATCTCGATGCAACTGTCGTAGTAGGCGCTGATTACGAGCAACTATTGCGTTCAAGACAATAA